AAGCATCTCAAGCGCCTTGTCCTCGGGGGCGGTAAGGATACGGATCTTAAAGCCCATATCCGCGGCCATCCACTGCGCCAGTTCCACATTGATTCCGGTGACGTGTTTCTTATGGATAAAGTCGAAGGGAGCATGATCGGGCTGCGCCACAAAGACGACTTCCCCTTTTTCGGCAAGGTATTCTTTTTCACTGACACTTAAATCCGCCGCGTAAACGGCTGGCGAACTGATCAAAACTGCGAATAAAGCCGCTTTGTAAAAACATATTCTCATGAGGAATCCAGTTTAAACTTCCTGACAGACACTTCAACTTTATTACGCTTTAAGTGTGCCACTTTACAGCCTTTCAACCTTTTGAAAAATGCCGTACGTTGGAACGCTTATGGCGAAGGTTGAAAAAGTAGTTCATGTCATGCGGCGTTTTACCCCCGAAAAATGGGGCGGAACTGAAAGTGTGGTGTTCAGTGTTTCAAAAGAGCTGACCCGCCGGAAGATCGTCAATCGGGTTTTCTGCACCGATATGCTGGCTGAATCCGGTTTCCACACGTTGGAATCGGTTTCGGTGAGGCGTTTCAGCTACTGTTTTCCCTGGCTGTTTCTTTCCCGCGCGGCCCGCAAAAAGCTGGAGCTGAAAGGTGGCAGCCCGTTGTCGCTCCCCCTTTTTTTTGCGCTGCTGGTTGAGAAGGATATTTCAGTCATTCACACCCACGTGCAGAAGCGGCTCGGCGGAATGGCCCGGACGGTCGCGCGCCTGAAAAAAATTCCGTATGTGGTCAGTCTGCACGGCGGCTGTTTTTCGGTGCCGACGGAACAGCTCGAAAAAATGACCGAACCGTTTCGTGGAAAACCGGAGTGGGGCAAGGCATTCGGAGCGCTCTTCGGCTCCCGCCGCGTGCTCGAAGACGCCGATGCCATAATCTGTGTCGGCCGGAACGAAGCCGATGAGGCCAGAAAACGTTTTCCGGATAAACCCGTTCATTACCTGCCCAACGGCGTCGATGTCCGTCGCTTTTCCGAGGCCGACGGCGAGGCTTTTCGTAAAAAATACGGGTTCCGGCCACGGGAAAAAATTGTGCTCTGCGTCTCCCGTATTGACTATCAGAAAAATCAGCTCGGACTGGTTCGCGCTTTTTCGGCCTTCGCCGAAAATCATCCCGATCATCGGCTGGTGCTGATTGGTCCGGTGACGGTGGAGGCCTACCGGGATACGCTGGAAAAAGAGATTCAGACCTTGGGCCTTTCCGGTCGGGTTACCGTGATTGAAGGATTATCACCCCTCGATCCGCTGCTGCCTTCCGCCTATAAAGCCGCTGAAATGTTTGTGCTGCCCTCGGTTCATGAACCATTCGGTATTGTGGTGCTCGAGGCCTGGGCGGCGGGTCTCCCTGTGGTTGCCAATAGAATCGGCGGAATTCCGGGGTTTGTGAAGCACCGGGAAACCGCGTTGCTGACGGAGCCGGGCGATGATGATGCTCTGCGGGAAGGCATGGAAATTCTCGCTGAAGATATCGCATTGCGCAGTGATCTTTCGCGCCGTGCATTTGGCGAAGTGGCCTCGACCTATGACTGGTCAAAGGTTACGGATCGGTTGCTGGCCGTTTATGAGGAAGTGATTGCCGTAAAATAAGCATTCCGTGTGTGCAAAAGAATACTTAAAGACTGGCGAAAGCAGCATGAAATCCTCATATTGCCGGTTTCGCGTTCAGAAAATGAAGGGGAATAAAATGCCGCACAATGAAGTCAAAAAATCAATCGGAGCACTGAAAGCTGAAGTTGAACAGACACCGAAGGATACCGGCCGGTTTGAAGAGATCCTGCACGATGCGCACGAAGGTCTGGAGCGCTATACCCCCGAAGCTCTTCAGGACTTTGCCGAAACGCTGAAGCGCGAAGCCGCTGAGTTCGAGGTGGATCATCCGCAGATTGTCGCTCTGATCAACCACATCACCACATCGCTCAGCAATCTTGGAATTTAAAATAGGAGTAATTGTAGTATGACAAAAATCTGTTGTATTGGTGCCGGCTATGTGGGAGGACCCACCATGGCCATGATTGCAAAAAAATGTCCCCAGGTGCAGGTGACCGTGGTCGACATCAACGAAGCGCGGATTGCCGCGTGGCAGACCGATGATCTCCCGATCTACGAACCCGGCCTGCTGGACGTGGTAAAAGAAGCCCGAGGTCGTAATCTGTTTTTCTCGACCGACGTCGATCAGGGCATCAAAGATGCCGACATTGTTTTTGTGAGTGTAAATACACCCACCAAAACCTTCGGCGAAGGAGCCGGCTGCGCATCCGACCTGCAATATTGGGAACTCTGCGCGCGCCGGATTAAAGAGGTTTCCACCTCCGATAAAATCATTGTTGAAAAATCCACACTGCCGGTTCGTACCGCTGAAGCGATGGAGCGCGTACTGCATGCCGGTGACAATCCGGTGCATTTCGAAGTGCTCTCCAATCCCGAGTTTCTTGCGGAAGGAACGGCCATTGAAGATCTGGAATGCCCCGACCGCGTGCTGATTGGCGGCCATCAAACGGAAAGCGGGCAGAAAGCCCTGCAGGCGCTGGTTGATATTTATGCCACCTGGATTCCGCGTGAGCGCATCCTGACCACCAACGTCTGGTCATCGGAATTGTCCAAACTGACTGCCAATGCATTTC
This region of Pontiella agarivorans genomic DNA includes:
- a CDS encoding glycosyltransferase family 4 protein, producing the protein MAKVEKVVHVMRRFTPEKWGGTESVVFSVSKELTRRKIVNRVFCTDMLAESGFHTLESVSVRRFSYCFPWLFLSRAARKKLELKGGSPLSLPLFFALLVEKDISVIHTHVQKRLGGMARTVARLKKIPYVVSLHGGCFSVPTEQLEKMTEPFRGKPEWGKAFGALFGSRRVLEDADAIICVGRNEADEARKRFPDKPVHYLPNGVDVRRFSEADGEAFRKKYGFRPREKIVLCVSRIDYQKNQLGLVRAFSAFAENHPDHRLVLIGPVTVEAYRDTLEKEIQTLGLSGRVTVIEGLSPLDPLLPSAYKAAEMFVLPSVHEPFGIVVLEAWAAGLPVVANRIGGIPGFVKHRETALLTEPGDDDALREGMEILAEDIALRSDLSRRAFGEVASTYDWSKVTDRLLAVYEEVIAVK
- a CDS encoding DUF4404 family protein, translated to MKSSYCRFRVQKMKGNKMPHNEVKKSIGALKAEVEQTPKDTGRFEEILHDAHEGLERYTPEALQDFAETLKREAAEFEVDHPQIVALINHITTSLSNLGI